Below is a genomic region from Actinomadura sp. NAK00032.
CGACACCTCGCGGCGGAACGCGCGCAGCCCGGAGTTCAGGTCCGGGATCTTGGAGTTGGTGAGCCGCTCGGCGATTTTGCGGATGAACCACTTGGCGGGCACCCGCAGCATCTTGTGCGTGCCCTCCTCGGTGGTGCGCGCCCCGACGACCTGGTCGATGGACGGGTCGGTGTCGAGGGCGTCGACGAGGTCGGGGATCCGCTCGTTCGGGTAGGACATGTCGGCGTCCGTCCACACGACGATGTCGCCGCGGGCCTGCTGGGAGCCGATGCGCCGGACGGTGCCCGAGCCGCTGTTGTGCTGGAACGCCATCACCCGCATGTTCGGGAAGCGCGGCTCCGCCTCGCGCAGCCGGGCGAGCGTGTCGTCGGTCGAGCAGTCGTCGACGGCCAGCAGTTCGTAGGTCTTGCCGCTGGCGTCCATCGCCTTGGTGATGCGCTCGACCTCGGCGATCACGTGGTCCTGCTCGTTGTAGCAGGGCAGCACGATCGTGACGTGGACGGGCTCGGCGTCGGGCTCGGCGGGTTCGGGTTCGGGCGCGGGCTCCGGCCCGGGCGGCGCGGCGGCCTCCGGCTGCGCGGCGGCCTCGGGCTGGACGGGCTCGGCCGCGGGCTGCGCGGCGGGCGCGCTCGCGGTCGCGGCCTCGGGCGCGGTCTCGGTCGTCGGCTCGGCAGACTGGGTGCTCACGCAGCGCGAGGATACTCGCCCCGCCGAACCTCGGCAGCCGCTAAGGCGCGGACGGCTCCGCGATCCAGACCTCCATGGACAGCCCCCACGTCCCGCCGGGGGGCTTGGTGAGGGTGCGCCCGTCCTGCCGCGTCCGCACCTGGAGGACGCGTTCCGGCGTGCCGTAGGGGGCGACCTGCTCCCGCTTCGCCGCCATGACCACCGGACGCCGGCCGGCCCCGGTGACGCCGGCGATGACGCGCCGCACGTCGGCGGTCGTGGCGCCGCCGCTCACCCGCGCGGCGGGCAGGTCGCACATGCCGCGCACGACCTGGAGGAACCGGTCGGCCGTGGACTGCTCGACCACCACGACGGAGCTGCCCGGCCTCAGCGCGTCGCACATGCCGCGCACGGCGCCCACCTCGTGCTGCTCGGTCCGGGTCACCAGGAACCCGCCGGACGTCAGGACGATCGGCACCAGCATCAGCGCGACGCCGATGACCGTGCCCCGGTTCACCATCTTCGGCCCGTACCCGACACGGCGGACGCGCCGCACCGTCCACGCGCACGCGAACACCGTGAACAGCAGCAGGCCGGGGATGACCAGGCCGATCAGCCGCCGGGACGCCCACGGATGGTCGGGCGTGATGCCCGGCCGCAGCAGCACCTGCGCGGTCGTCCAGACGACCATCGCGTAGGGCAGCAGCCACTCGGGCGACTGGCCGCGCAGCAGCCGCCGGACCAGCAGCGCCGCGCCGAGCGTCGCGAACAGCAGCGCGGGGACGCCGATGTACCAGACGACCCAGTAGAGCGACAGCTCCGAGTACTGGCGGGTGCCGTCCACCGGCAGGTGCTGGATCCGCTGGATCGTCTCGATGAACTGGACGTTCAGCTGGTCGTCGCGTGAGGCGGGCACCCGGCGGACGGTCTGCACCAGCGGCCGGACCGCGAAGCCCGCCATCACCAGCACGGTGAGGACGGCGGCGGCCCCGGGCAGCCGGCCGTGCGCGACCGCCGCGCCGAGCCGCCGCAGCCGCGTGCCCGTCCGGTCCGCGCGCAGCAGCACGACCATGGCGACGGTGGCGACGAGGATCGCCGCGCTGATGGCCAGCAGCGGCTTCAGCGACGATCCGAGATAAGAGAGGTAGGGCCGCGACA
It encodes:
- a CDS encoding glycosyltransferase family 2 protein, with translation MSTQSAEPTTETAPEAATASAPAAQPAAEPVQPEAAAQPEAAAPPGPEPAPEPEPAEPDAEPVHVTIVLPCYNEQDHVIAEVERITKAMDASGKTYELLAVDDCSTDDTLARLREAEPRFPNMRVMAFQHNSGSGTVRRIGSQQARGDIVVWTDADMSYPNERIPDLVDALDTDPSIDQVVGARTTEEGTHKMLRVPAKWFIRKIAERLTNSKIPDLNSGLRAFRREVSLPYLRLLPPGFSCVTTITIAFLSNQHPVRYMPIDYAKRAGKSKFHFTKDAYRYILQVLRMVMYFNPLKVLMPPALWLILIGLGKGVFDMVVHFGYFANNTIMIFVTGLIIASLALLADLIVRSRGDV